One region of Salvia miltiorrhiza cultivar Shanhuang (shh) chromosome 3, IMPLAD_Smil_shh, whole genome shotgun sequence genomic DNA includes:
- the LOC131014269 gene encoding multiple organellar RNA editing factor 2, chloroplastic-like has product MAATTARSIFTLRSAAAFLPKRLYFSTVSGPPPLPGFDRLRISALRAATPALSHSIRVVSPARVNTVRCRVNRSGSSYSPLNSGSNFNDRPPTEMAPLFPGCDYEHWLIVMDKPGGEGATKQQMIDCYIQTLAKVVGSEEEAKKKIYNVSCERYFGFGCEIDEETSNKLEGLPGVLFVLPDSYVDAENKDYGAELFVNGEIVQRSPERQRRVEPVPQRAQDRPRYNDRTRYVRRRDNMR; this is encoded by the exons ATGGCCGCCACTACCGCCCGATCGATCTTCACCCTCCGATCAGCCGCCGCCTTTCTCCCCAAACGCCTATATTTTTCCACTGTCTCCGGTCCGCCGCCCCTCCCCGGCTTTGACCGCCTTCGAATTTCCGCTCTCCGCGCAGCTACACCCGCACTATCCCACTCGATTCGCGTGGTTTCTCCCGCCAGAGTCAATACGGTCCGATGCCGAGTTAACCGTTCCGGCTCGTCATACTCGCCTTTGAACTCCGGTTCGAACTTCAACGACCGCCCGCCCACGGAGATGGCGCCGCTCTTCCCCGGCTGCGACTATGAGCACTGGCTTATTGTGATGGATAAGCCCGGTGGTGAAGGGGCCACCAAACAGCAGATGATTGATTGCTACATTCAAACCCTAGCTAAAGTTGTTGGAAG TGAGGAGGAGgctaagaaaaaaatatataacgTGTCGTGTGAGAGGTACTTTGGGTTTGGATGTGAGATCGACGAGGAAACCTCCAACAAGCTCGAAG GTTTGCCTGGTGTTCTATTTGTTCTCCCTGACTCTTATGTTGATGCTGAAAACAAGGACTATGGAG CTGAACTATTTGTGAATGGAGAGATAGTTCAACGGTCTCCAGAGAGGCAGAGGAGAGTGGAGCCTGTGCCTCAGAGAGCTCAAGACAGACCAAGGTACAACGATCGAACACGTTACGTCAGGCGTCGTGACAATATGAGGTGA
- the LOC131018969 gene encoding uncharacterized protein LOC131018969, whose product MPNRWRPDFTKEEKENVLQFLLQHSKDGVLQRGTPKEAAAVLGVSVRSVRQIWTTASQQLKNGEVVHFQNRRKGVQHFDKMKPNEDNIRALHVKDRGTIRRMASKLGISKSLVGEWIKDKQLRAHTSAVKPLLTEENKLARLKFSLSQLNSAANIDGKFTFKGMHNVVHIDEKWFYMSNVSERYYLLPHEEDPYRTCKSKRFIQKIMFLCAVTRPIFNETGEMIFDGKIGIFPFTEVVPAQRNSKNRVRGTVMTKPIQSITKSIIKDCIINKVIPAIKEKWPEGASKVILIQQDNAKSHLKSDDPELIEAGNSDGFNISLMSQPPNSPDTNINDLGFFRAIQSLNDEKSAYNVDQLVEHVKNAFEELSADTINNVFLTLQCCLGEIMKEKGGNNYKIPHINKAKLQRNGLLPDNIQVEESIIKECLDYLMQKELEAGSSYDLRPLKSTFGYES is encoded by the exons ATGCCAAATCGCTGGAGGCCAGATTttacaaaagaagaaaaagagaatgtTCTTCAATTTCTGCTACAACACTCCAAAGATGGAGTTCTTCAAAGAGGGACACCAAAAGAGGCAGCTGCAGTGTTGGGAGTTTCAGTGCGGTCAGTACGACAAATATGGACAACTGCAAGCCAACAATTAAAGAATGGTGAAGTTGTGCATTTTCAAAATAGAAGAAAAGGTGTGCAACATTTTGACAAGATGAAGCCTAATGAAGACAATATAAGAGCATTACATGTCAAAGATAGAGGTACAATAAGGAGGATGGCAAGTAAGTTAGGCATTTCCAAATCTCTTGTTGGTGAATGGATCAAAGATAAACAGCTAAGAGCTCACACAAGTGCTGTGAAGCCACTACTTACAGAAGAAAACAAACTAGCACGACTTAAATTCAGTTTAAGTCAATTGAATTCTGCTGCCAACATTGATGGGAAGTTCACATTTAAAGGTATGCACAATGTAGTACACATTGACGAAAAATGGTTTTACATGTCAAATGTGTCTGAGAGGTACTATTTGCTGCCGCACGAAGAAGATCCTTATAGGACATGCAAATCGAAGAGATTCATTCAAAAGATCATGTTTTTGTGTGCTGTCACCAGACCAATATTTAATGAAACAGGGGAGATGATTTTTGATGGCAAAATAGGGATTTTCCCCTTCACTGAAGTGGTACCCGCACAAAGGAACTCTAAAAATAGAGTTCGAGGCACAGTTATGACAAAGCCAATACAGTCAATTACAAAAAGCATCATCAAAGACTGCATCATAAACAAG GTTATACCAGCAATTAAGGAGAAATGGCCAGAGGGTGCAAGTAAAGTTATCCTGATTCAACAAGACAATGCAAAATCACATCTAAAATCAGACGACCCGGAATTAATTGAGGCTGGGAATTCAGATGGATTCAACATCAGCTTAATGAGTCAGCCACCAAATTCCCCTGATACAAACATAAATGACTTGGGATTTTTTCGAGCAATTCAGTCTTTGAATGATGAGAAGAGTGCATATAATGTGGACCAACTGGTGGAGCATGTGAAGAATGCATTTGAAGAGTTAAGTGCAGATACAATTAACAATGTTTTTCTTACCTTGCAGTGTTGTTTAGGTGAGATAATGAAGGAAAAGGGAGGCAACAATTACAAAATTCCACATATCAACAAAGCCAAGTTACAAAGAAATGGACTTCTGCCAGACAACATTCAAGTAGAGGAAAGCATCATCAAAGAATGCTTGGATTACTTGATGCAAAAAGAGCTTGAAGCAGGTTCAAGTTACGACTTACGACCTCTGAAAAGTACTTTTGGTTATGAATCATAG
- the LOC131014267 gene encoding phosphoserine phosphatase, chloroplastic — protein sequence MESLMCAQIKLTPVRSLCTWKNNPIHVPSLAPRVTRRVLISPTGVMGSPKSFNSVAASIQPLEDSATGRFDNTLPSKEVLDVWRNANAVCFDVDSTVCVDEGIDELAEFCGAGEAVAEWTARAMGGSVPFEQALAARLSLFSPSQSQVQEFLEKRPPRLSPGIDALVKKLHEKNKAVYLVSGGFRQMINPVATLLGIPLENIYANQLQFGSSGEFSGFDPNEPTSRSGGKAVAVQQIRKAKGFKSLVMIGDGATDLEARKPGGADLFICYAGVVLREAVAANADWLVFNFKALINSLD from the exons ATGGAGAGCTTAATGTGTGCTCAGATCAAATTGACTCCAGTTCGCTCTCTCTGTACTTGGAAAAACAACCCAATACATGTTCCTTCATTGGCTCCAAGAGTTACAAGGAGAGTTTTGATTTCTCCAACTGGGGTAATGGGAAGCCCAAAATCATTTAATTCCGTTGCTGCTTCGATTCAGCCATTGGAGGACTCAGCCACGGGTCGTTTTGACAACACATTGCCTTCTAAGG AGGTCCTTGATGTGTGGAGAAATGCCAATGCTGTATGCTTTGATGTCGATAGTACTGTGTGTGTGGACGAGGGAATTGATGAGCTGGCAGAGTTTTGTGGAGCTGGAGAGGCTGTTGCAGAATGGACTGCCAG GGCAATGGGTGGTTCTGTTCCTTTTGAGCAAGCATTGGCTGCCAGATTATCTCTTTTTAGCCCATCTCAGTCCCAGGTGCAGGAGTTCCTCGAGAAGAGACCTCCAAG GCTTTCTCCTGGAATTGATGCACTGGTGAAGAAGTTGCATGAAAAGAACAAGGCTGTCTATCTGGTCTCTGGAGGTTTTCGTCAAATGATAAAC CCCGTCGCTACACTCCTTGGGATACCACTCGAGAACATATATGCCAATCAACTTCAATTTGGAAGCTCTGGTGAATTCTCGGGTTTTGATCCTAATGAGCCGACTTCAAGAAGTGGAGGGAAGGCCGTTGCTGTTCAGCAGATTAGGAAG GCTAAAGGTTTCAAGTCTTTAGTCATGATTGGAGACGGCGCAACTGATCTTGAG GCTCGTAAGCCCGGTGGTGCTGACTTGTTTATATGCTACGCCGGAGTTGTACTTCGAGAGGCTGTTGCAGCTAACGCTGATTGGCTGGTGTTCAATTTCAAAGCCTTGATCAACTCATTGGACTAG